A genomic window from Nitrospira defluvii includes:
- a CDS encoding glycosyltransferase, which produces MAQTFVDLGYDVDVIHCENQKFVPWKPYDIIVDTRMNLQRLQPYLPSTCIKILHCDTAQIVYQNSAEMGRMLAFQQRKGRTVPPNRLEAPHLGVEHADYLTTCGNEFTVNTYTYSNKPMFRLPMVVQQMWPWPESKYFDVARHRFLWFGSRGMVHKGLDLVLEAFVRLPDCQLTIVGPVHNEPEFVDVYRKELFHTPNIKCVGWLDKSSEEFRLILEQSIAHVFPSCSEAGAAAVIESMAAGVIPVVSYESSIDVENFGFLLEDVSIETIMRQVSEIAEMSVDELSRRAKKAWEAAHNNHTPEKFSRSFRATVEMILAKHGRR; this is translated from the coding sequence ATGGCTCAGACTTTTGTCGATTTGGGCTATGACGTAGACGTGATTCATTGTGAAAATCAGAAATTTGTTCCATGGAAGCCGTACGACATTATTGTTGACACCCGTATGAACTTGCAGAGACTTCAACCTTATCTGCCTTCCACCTGTATCAAGATTCTGCACTGTGATACGGCTCAGATTGTCTACCAGAACTCGGCCGAAATGGGAAGGATGTTGGCATTTCAGCAACGGAAGGGGCGGACTGTTCCGCCAAATCGCTTAGAAGCCCCACATTTAGGCGTGGAGCACGCGGATTATCTGACGACCTGCGGAAATGAGTTTACGGTAAATACATACACTTATTCTAACAAGCCTATGTTTCGGTTACCCATGGTTGTCCAGCAGATGTGGCCCTGGCCGGAGAGCAAATATTTTGACGTGGCTCGACACCGATTTCTTTGGTTTGGAAGCCGAGGCATGGTTCACAAGGGGCTCGACTTGGTGCTAGAGGCATTCGTCAGACTGCCAGACTGCCAGCTGACTATTGTGGGGCCAGTGCATAATGAGCCAGAATTTGTGGATGTCTATAGGAAGGAATTGTTCCATACGCCAAATATCAAATGTGTTGGCTGGCTGGATAAGTCCAGTGAAGAGTTTCGACTGATCCTGGAGCAATCTATTGCTCATGTCTTTCCATCTTGTTCTGAGGCTGGAGCGGCGGCCGTGATAGAGAGCATGGCTGCAGGGGTAATTCCAGTTGTGAGTTATGAATCGTCGATCGATGTAGAAAATTTTGGTTTTCTTTTAGAAGATGTTTCGATCGAAACCATCATGCGTCAAGTGAGTGAGATTGCTGAGATGTCTGTGGATGAATTGAGTCGTAGGGCTAAGAAGGCATGGGAAGCAGCCCACAACAATCATACTCCGGAAAAATTTTCGCGTTCTTTTCGTGCGACCGTAGAAATGATTTTGGCAAAGCACGGGAGGCGGTAA
- a CDS encoding DUF5672 family protein, giving the protein MTATPKKQVAIVVPMHNRADLTADEQISFEHLTHYLGAYDKYLVVPDSLTIDLPGCSLKRFGDEFFGSVAANTRLLLSEDFYRSFTEYRYILIYHLDALVFSDQLLAWCDTGLDYIGPPWLQCEDSPWVKEARVGNGGFSLRKIESFLKVFRSNVYWMEPDEYWREKYAGSSLPIRLLNSPRRLLKCFSRFNSARLEMARWHLRPDGTKNEDHFWSDRAKHYVPDFKVASLEEGLRFAFEVAPRLCFKLAHGEMPFGCHAWPRYDRTFWEPHLLSPRIE; this is encoded by the coding sequence ATGACTGCTACGCCTAAGAAACAAGTCGCGATTGTCGTGCCAATGCACAATCGAGCGGATCTGACTGCTGACGAGCAGATCTCGTTCGAACATTTGACGCACTATCTCGGTGCCTATGACAAGTATTTGGTGGTGCCGGACTCACTCACCATTGATCTGCCGGGATGTTCCCTTAAGCGTTTTGGGGATGAATTTTTTGGAAGTGTTGCGGCAAATACCCGCCTTTTGTTGTCAGAAGACTTTTACCGCTCTTTCACTGAGTACCGATATATTTTGATTTATCACCTTGATGCCTTAGTGTTTTCGGATCAGCTACTCGCCTGGTGCGATACCGGGTTGGACTATATCGGGCCGCCTTGGCTACAGTGCGAGGACAGCCCTTGGGTGAAAGAGGCTCGGGTTGGAAATGGTGGATTCTCGCTACGCAAAATTGAGAGTTTTTTGAAAGTGTTTCGGTCGAACGTATATTGGATGGAACCAGACGAATATTGGCGCGAAAAATACGCGGGGAGTTCACTCCCCATTCGATTGCTAAATTCCCCCCGACGATTGCTTAAGTGCTTTTCCCGATTCAACAGTGCGCGGTTAGAGATGGCGCGTTGGCATCTTAGGCCTGACGGGACGAAAAATGAAGATCATTTTTGGTCTGATCGCGCCAAGCACTACGTGCCTGACTTTAAGGTTGCTTCGCTGGAGGAGGGCTTACGGTTTGCCTTCGAAGTGGCTCCTCGACTGTGTTTTAAACTCGCTCATGGCGAGATGCCGTTTGGGTGTCATGCTTGGCCCAGATATGATCGCACCTTCTGGGAGCCGCATTTACTTTCTCCTCGGATTGAATAG
- a CDS encoding NAD-dependent epimerase/dehydratase family protein translates to MPNLDQWPGQRILVTGGSGFLGSHLCRRLMNLGVEVHATSRVARITEPGGPVWWKLDLTDIDSVRRLLTDLRPKVVYHLAGSAGANPDLALVLPTLEGLVVSAVNVLVAGTEAGCGRIVVTGSLTEPTGGVLAPVPSSPYAAGKWASTAYARMFHLLYRTPTVILTPFMTFGPGQDRGKIIPSVILSLLRRESPKLSSCLWAVDWVFIDDLVEAFLAAANVPQIEGGCFDVGTGTNRTVRSVVERIFLLMGEPAQPQFGMLPDRPAEPVRSADTMRTHELLKWRAQISLDEGLRRTIAWYTTHTAIG, encoded by the coding sequence ATGCCAAATCTTGATCAGTGGCCTGGACAAAGAATCCTCGTAACGGGCGGCAGTGGATTTCTCGGATCACATTTATGTCGACGGTTGATGAATCTTGGGGTGGAGGTGCACGCAACTTCCCGAGTTGCACGGATAACGGAGCCAGGTGGTCCAGTCTGGTGGAAGCTCGACCTTACAGACATCGATAGTGTGCGGAGACTCCTGACGGACTTAAGGCCAAAGGTGGTATACCATTTGGCGGGCTCCGCAGGTGCGAATCCGGACCTTGCTCTCGTATTACCTACCCTCGAAGGGCTTGTGGTGAGTGCGGTTAATGTACTCGTCGCGGGAACAGAGGCTGGCTGTGGACGTATCGTCGTGACCGGGTCACTTACTGAACCGACTGGGGGAGTGCTCGCACCCGTTCCAAGTTCTCCCTATGCGGCAGGCAAATGGGCATCGACTGCCTATGCAAGAATGTTTCATCTACTCTATCGGACGCCGACCGTCATTCTTACTCCGTTCATGACGTTCGGGCCAGGCCAGGATCGAGGAAAAATTATTCCGTCCGTCATTCTTTCCCTTCTCAGGCGGGAATCGCCGAAGCTTTCTTCATGCCTCTGGGCGGTCGATTGGGTTTTTATTGATGATCTCGTGGAGGCGTTCCTAGCAGCTGCCAACGTTCCTCAAATTGAAGGGGGATGTTTTGATGTTGGCACGGGAACGAATCGGACAGTGAGGTCGGTGGTTGAGCGGATTTTCTTGCTGATGGGAGAGCCAGCGCAACCCCAATTTGGCATGCTGCCCGATCGTCCGGCGGAACCGGTGCGAAGTGCCGATACGATGCGTACCCACGAACTACTGAAGTGGCGCGCGCAGATTTCCCTTGACGAAGGCTTGCGGCGGACGATTGCTTGGTACACCACTCATACGGCCATAGGTTAG
- a CDS encoding SGNH/GDSL hydrolase family protein — MGEMGRRMGKAANLALLLGATVCVALFVFLVWRHGLSYRYAAIMVVAALLSAGVRLPESLKINGVFVGVSTLFTLYFVEVVLAYSGSTIAPLGAQGWLSFPQDANPKVAADRIKTLEAGDQKFDTRSRLQVIHDLRARGIDAYPDVFPRVLFEPASSETIKSILLRNYEEFLPVAGMSMTTTVFCNESGEYVVYESDEHGFHNPRGMWKRQSADIITLGDSYTHGVCVPTDKGFVATVRSQRPHTINLGINGHGPLTSLATLKEYGASLKPKLVLWFYYEGNDLRDLDGWEKNSPLLMRYVGSSFSQHLIEHQAEIDQSLKAYIDAEMARAEAPVSVEKILKLQHLRRALQVFQERRSMEQGLPAELVEYLRESGAPAAAEDLQLFERILAEARNTASSWGGRLVFVYLPTWERYRIPELASQDRDHVLSIAKRLNLHVVDIHTSFAAHQDPLSLFPFRRYAHYNELGHKLVGEEVLRQLEKL, encoded by the coding sequence ATGGGCGAGATGGGGAGACGAATGGGAAAGGCGGCAAATCTTGCGCTCCTGCTGGGCGCGACAGTTTGTGTAGCGCTATTCGTCTTCTTGGTATGGCGCCATGGTCTGTCGTATAGGTATGCAGCGATCATGGTGGTTGCAGCCTTGCTGTCCGCTGGTGTGCGTTTGCCGGAATCGCTCAAGATCAATGGTGTGTTTGTCGGGGTGTCTACACTTTTCACGCTATATTTTGTCGAAGTGGTCCTGGCATATTCCGGCTCGACCATTGCTCCGCTGGGTGCCCAAGGGTGGCTAAGCTTTCCGCAGGACGCTAATCCGAAGGTTGCGGCAGATCGGATAAAGACCTTGGAGGCAGGTGATCAGAAGTTCGACACACGTTCGAGGCTGCAAGTAATTCATGATCTGAGGGCGCGAGGAATCGACGCGTATCCTGATGTATTTCCTAGAGTCTTGTTCGAACCTGCTTCGAGCGAGACCATTAAATCGATCTTACTCAGGAATTACGAAGAGTTTCTGCCTGTGGCTGGCATGTCGATGACGACGACCGTCTTCTGCAACGAGAGTGGCGAATACGTTGTGTACGAAAGCGATGAGCACGGGTTTCACAATCCGCGAGGCATGTGGAAGAGACAGTCCGCAGATATCATCACCCTTGGTGACTCGTACACCCATGGCGTTTGTGTGCCCACGGATAAGGGATTTGTGGCGACCGTACGATCACAGCGCCCTCATACGATCAACTTAGGTATAAATGGTCACGGGCCGTTGACGAGTTTGGCAACCCTGAAAGAGTATGGTGCGAGTCTCAAGCCTAAATTGGTGCTGTGGTTCTACTATGAGGGCAATGACCTGCGGGATTTGGACGGGTGGGAGAAAAACTCTCCATTGCTGATGAGGTACGTAGGGTCCTCCTTTTCCCAACATTTAATCGAGCACCAAGCAGAAATTGACCAGTCACTGAAGGCCTACATTGATGCGGAAATGGCCAGGGCTGAGGCTCCCGTTTCGGTCGAGAAAATTCTAAAACTGCAGCATCTTCGCCGGGCGCTCCAAGTGTTTCAAGAACGACGATCGATGGAGCAAGGACTCCCAGCCGAGTTGGTGGAATACCTTCGCGAGTCCGGTGCGCCAGCAGCGGCGGAAGACCTTCAGCTGTTTGAGCGGATTCTTGCGGAAGCTCGTAACACAGCCAGTTCGTGGGGCGGACGGCTTGTATTTGTGTATCTCCCGACATGGGAGCGGTACCGCATTCCTGAGTTGGCGAGCCAAGACCGAGATCACGTCCTTAGCATAGCCAAACGTCTGAATCTTCATGTCGTGGACATTCACACCTCTTTCGCTGCACACCAAGATCCGTTGTCGTTGTTCCCGTTCAGACGGTATGCCCACTATAATGAACTCGGTCACAAGTTGGTTGGCGAAGAAGTGTTAAGGCAACTTGAGAAGCTCTGA
- a CDS encoding glycosyltransferase, with the protein MPRVSIVIPTFNCDRFIRRTVDSALAQTYRDFEVIVVDDGSTDGTRSIMSEYGDSVRYIFQSNQGASAARNTALENASGEFIAYLDADDLWVPNKLARQIEYLDAHPDCGLVHTEVAVVDEQGSVLHDRFNLDTQRSVPQGACLRELLQRSHIQTLTVIERRSAFDRAGKFDSRLPIAQDYLHWIQVVLEGYEIGYLPDPLGLYRWRAGSLMASQRRLVADFVRIYQILLTECALEQNHGRDVAQLVEVQLYQQQRQLAYLERVECSGVVARQRLRSLIRQWPLRFELYADFAKSFIRRSRAQAPLRPA; encoded by the coding sequence ATGCCTCGCGTATCAATCGTGATTCCGACATTCAACTGTGATCGCTTCATCCGACGCACTGTGGATTCGGCGCTTGCTCAGACCTATCGCGATTTCGAAGTGATCGTAGTTGATGATGGATCAACTGACGGCACGCGATCGATCATGTCAGAGTATGGCGATTCGGTACGTTATATCTTCCAGTCTAATCAGGGTGCATCGGCGGCGCGAAACACGGCCCTAGAGAATGCCAGTGGGGAATTTATCGCTTATCTTGATGCTGACGATCTGTGGGTCCCGAACAAATTAGCACGACAGATTGAATATCTCGATGCGCATCCTGACTGCGGACTTGTTCACACGGAGGTGGCGGTCGTTGATGAACAGGGTTCGGTGCTGCATGATCGATTCAACCTGGACACGCAAAGATCCGTCCCACAAGGTGCGTGCCTTCGGGAGCTGCTTCAGCGCTCCCATATCCAGACACTGACTGTTATAGAGCGGCGATCTGCGTTTGACCGTGCGGGCAAGTTTGATTCGCGCCTACCAATTGCCCAGGATTATCTGCATTGGATCCAAGTTGTGCTTGAGGGCTACGAGATAGGCTATCTACCTGATCCACTGGGACTATATCGTTGGAGGGCCGGTAGCCTGATGGCGAGCCAGCGTCGTCTAGTGGCGGATTTTGTCAGGATTTACCAAATCCTTCTCACGGAGTGTGCGCTTGAGCAAAACCATGGTCGCGATGTGGCACAGTTGGTCGAGGTGCAGCTTTATCAACAGCAGCGGCAGCTCGCCTATCTGGAACGGGTGGAGTGCTCGGGCGTTGTTGCGCGACAGCGACTCCGCAGCCTGATCAGACAGTGGCCGTTACGGTTTGAATTGTACGCGGATTTTGCAAAATCCTTCATTCGCCGGAGCAGGGCTCAAGCTCCGTTGAGGCCAGCATAG
- a CDS encoding phytanoyl-CoA dioxygenase family protein, whose amino-acid sequence MNNTIYHDARLSDDERRSLIFEGQLMAYSPREHSLALVAHARKLIEEAFAPLDPETAQFHMPVEQYAEVLGKLKPQFIHHPDSKKHLKALLVEMGADPDKTYFDVPKMRSSTSDNYLTTGIAYAWHPHRDTWYSAPPCQINWWIPIYDIRSDNAMAFHPMYWNRVVKNDSRSHNYYEWNKQHRGGHVSQFLKADPRPLSKPIEAIEIDPQIRIIVPAGGIILFSAAQLHSSVPNTSGKTRFSIDFRVVNVDDAAARRGAPRVDEECTGTTMRDYLRVTDLSQIPAEIVALYDDGAHEGGELRYKPKDIPTPSL is encoded by the coding sequence ATGAATAACACCATTTACCATGACGCCCGGTTAAGCGATGACGAGAGAAGAAGTCTGATTTTTGAAGGGCAGTTGATGGCGTATTCACCCCGAGAGCATTCCCTAGCATTGGTGGCTCATGCACGCAAGTTGATCGAAGAAGCTTTTGCCCCGCTTGATCCTGAGACAGCACAATTCCACATGCCGGTTGAACAGTATGCCGAAGTACTCGGTAAGCTGAAGCCGCAGTTTATTCATCACCCAGACTCGAAGAAGCATCTGAAGGCGTTGCTAGTGGAAATGGGAGCAGATCCCGACAAAACGTATTTTGATGTGCCCAAAATGCGAAGTTCGACGAGTGATAACTATCTGACGACCGGGATTGCATATGCGTGGCACCCGCATCGCGATACGTGGTATTCGGCCCCTCCTTGCCAAATCAATTGGTGGATTCCGATATACGACATCCGTTCGGATAATGCGATGGCATTCCACCCTATGTACTGGAATCGAGTTGTCAAGAATGATTCCCGTAGTCACAATTACTATGAGTGGAACAAGCAGCATCGGGGTGGGCACGTTTCTCAGTTTCTTAAAGCCGATCCACGACCGCTTTCCAAGCCTATCGAGGCTATCGAGATCGATCCGCAAATTCGCATCATTGTTCCTGCGGGGGGTATTATTCTGTTCTCCGCAGCTCAACTGCATTCGAGTGTGCCGAATACCTCCGGCAAGACGCGATTCAGCATCGATTTCCGTGTCGTGAATGTGGATGACGCTGCCGCTCGTCGCGGGGCGCCTCGTGTTGATGAAGAGTGTACGGGAACTACGATGCGGGATTATCTGAGAGTAACGGACTTGTCGCAAATTCCTGCCGAGATCGTCGCTCTCTACGACGATGGTGCGCACGAAGGCGGTGAGTTGCGGTACAAGCCAAAAGATATCCCAACCCCCTCGCTGTAA
- a CDS encoding glycosyltransferase family 4 protein, translating to MNILLVTPWRPSLTGGISTVVHRLTSEFQKKGHSVTIFVSDRENCLRQIEMLDGAAVYGMYLRSPVSPAHPIRAFLMWYLWFPVTLLQLLWLTKQQRIDAVLIQYPLPAMFYFGILKRVFGSVLFVTYQGNDAHDLALWDPREQRLVRFLLEQADLVCAVSRTLLSKVESVLKSVRLRRRQLLPNGAPLDVIEAVEAVEMAGDLPPNFLLTAGHLIHRKGIDVVISSLQEAKRRGVLLHLVVAGDGPERENLERQSREQGVSDQVRFLGNQSQRQVLALMKSCLVFVLASRAEGMPLVIAEAMACGKAVVASHVDGVPEIVQDGVTGVLVPPDDPSALASGLIKVHSDEMFRSSLAGQGKKWACREYNWEVIASRYLELITQCSEGH from the coding sequence ATGAACATCTTGCTGGTTACTCCTTGGCGGCCGTCGTTGACCGGTGGAATTAGTACGGTAGTCCACCGGCTCACAAGCGAATTCCAAAAGAAGGGCCATTCGGTCACAATATTTGTTTCCGATCGCGAGAATTGCTTGCGGCAGATTGAGATGCTGGATGGGGCTGCCGTATATGGCATGTACCTTCGATCTCCTGTGTCGCCCGCTCATCCGATACGTGCGTTCCTGATGTGGTATCTCTGGTTTCCAGTTACCCTGCTGCAATTGCTGTGGCTGACCAAACAGCAGCGTATAGATGCAGTTCTGATTCAGTACCCTCTGCCTGCGATGTTCTACTTTGGGATATTAAAACGTGTGTTCGGAAGTGTGCTGTTTGTCACGTATCAGGGAAATGATGCCCATGACCTCGCTCTCTGGGATCCGCGCGAGCAAAGGTTAGTGCGGTTTCTGCTTGAACAGGCTGATCTCGTATGTGCTGTATCTCGAACGCTTCTCTCCAAAGTTGAATCGGTGTTGAAATCCGTGCGCCTGCGTCGCAGGCAGTTGTTGCCGAATGGTGCCCCGTTGGATGTGATCGAAGCGGTGGAGGCAGTGGAAATGGCCGGCGACCTCCCGCCGAATTTTCTTTTGACAGCGGGGCATTTAATTCATCGAAAGGGCATCGACGTCGTCATTTCCTCGCTGCAGGAGGCTAAGCGTAGAGGTGTACTGCTTCACTTGGTTGTGGCTGGCGACGGGCCGGAACGTGAAAATTTGGAACGTCAATCACGGGAGCAAGGAGTGTCCGATCAGGTCAGGTTCTTGGGCAATCAATCACAGAGGCAAGTGCTCGCGCTGATGAAGTCGTGCCTGGTCTTCGTGCTCGCGTCGCGTGCGGAGGGCATGCCGCTCGTGATTGCCGAGGCGATGGCCTGTGGGAAAGCTGTGGTCGCAAGTCACGTTGATGGAGTTCCAGAGATTGTTCAAGACGGTGTGACAGGAGTGTTGGTGCCACCGGATGACCCGAGTGCATTGGCCTCCGGCTTGATCAAGGTGCACTCTGATGAGATGTTTCGAAGTTCTCTGGCTGGACAGGGGAAGAAATGGGCGTGTCGTGAATACAATTGGGAAGTTATTGCCAGTCGATACCTCGAACTTATCACGCAATGTTCGGAAGGGCACTGA
- a CDS encoding glucosamine inositolphosphorylceramide transferase family protein, producing the protein MTAAAIQQVLKWYAKRKIRELCPVSIANRLLGKQGAIHQLWSIGIVTGASPLQLRHAPGMLNPVLTREDVSDVRALFVADPFLLRGPDLWHMFFEVYNFDADRGEIAWATSEDGFAWTYQKVVLRESFHLSYPYVFEWHGRYYMIPETHQAESVRLYEARSFPTKWECIGTLIQGHRFNDSSIFYYHDRWWLFSETNPALAHDTLRLYHAPDLGGPWHEHPRSPIIQANPHIARPAGRVVVVGDRILRFAQDCFPVYGTKVRAFEIVQLTPSTYREQPASRGSLFGPSWRLWTQGGMHHVDSHRLDSHQWIAAVDGWREVGWPIPEGWQRTMC; encoded by the coding sequence ATGACCGCCGCAGCGATACAACAGGTCCTGAAGTGGTATGCCAAGCGAAAAATTCGCGAGCTGTGTCCAGTGAGCATCGCGAACCGACTATTGGGAAAACAGGGGGCAATTCATCAACTATGGTCGATAGGGATTGTCACCGGCGCATCGCCCCTGCAGCTTCGCCACGCTCCGGGTATGCTCAACCCGGTATTGACTCGTGAAGATGTTTCGGACGTGCGGGCATTATTTGTTGCGGATCCATTCCTGCTTCGAGGTCCAGATCTGTGGCACATGTTTTTCGAGGTCTATAACTTTGATGCGGATCGGGGTGAGATTGCTTGGGCAACAAGCGAAGATGGATTTGCCTGGACCTACCAAAAAGTTGTACTGCGTGAATCCTTTCATTTATCCTATCCCTACGTGTTTGAATGGCATGGCCGATACTATATGATTCCGGAAACCCACCAAGCGGAAAGTGTCCGTCTCTATGAAGCCAGGTCGTTTCCGACGAAATGGGAGTGTATTGGAACGCTGATACAAGGCCATCGTTTCAATGACAGTTCAATCTTTTATTATCATGACCGCTGGTGGTTGTTCAGTGAGACAAATCCAGCTTTGGCACACGATACACTTCGCCTCTACCACGCTCCTGACCTAGGCGGTCCATGGCATGAGCATCCTCGATCGCCGATCATTCAAGCAAACCCCCATATCGCAAGGCCCGCAGGACGAGTCGTGGTTGTCGGTGATCGCATCCTCAGGTTTGCGCAAGACTGTTTCCCAGTTTATGGGACAAAAGTAAGAGCGTTTGAGATAGTGCAACTGACTCCTTCAACCTACCGTGAGCAGCCGGCTTCGCGTGGCTCGTTGTTTGGTCCAAGCTGGAGACTCTGGACTCAAGGGGGGATGCATCATGTCGATTCCCATCGTCTGGATTCCCATCAATGGATCGCCGCAGTGGATGGGTGGCGTGAAGTCGGGTGGCCGATTCCTGAAGGCTGGCAGAGGACGATGTGTTGA
- a CDS encoding NAD-dependent epimerase/dehydratase family protein: MKRMLVTGSSGLIGSEVCAYFHGQGWMIHGVDNNTRATFFGPQGDTRWNQRRLQADLINFQHHELDIRDRQGALALIQELKPEIIVHTAAQPSHDLAAKIPFDDFDTNAVGTLNLLEATRLHTPETVFVHMSTNKVYGDAPNELALVEQATRWDYALPADVDGITEHMRIDQSKHSLFGASKVAADVMVQEYGRYFGMKTCCLRGGCLTGPNHSGVELHGFLSYLVKCNLEGRKYSVFGYKGKQVRDNIHSLDVARFIHAFIENPRSGEVYNLGGGRGNSCSILEAFDMIATVSGKKMLYEYVDKNREGDHICYISNLKKMTTHYPGWGITKNLNHIFEEIHEAWLRRPRA; this comes from the coding sequence ATGAAACGAATGCTTGTCACCGGTTCATCTGGCCTCATTGGGTCTGAGGTGTGTGCCTACTTTCACGGGCAAGGCTGGATGATCCACGGCGTAGACAATAACACTCGAGCAACGTTCTTCGGCCCGCAAGGTGATACGCGCTGGAATCAGCGCCGGTTGCAGGCTGATTTGATAAACTTTCAGCATCACGAGCTGGATATTCGTGATCGCCAGGGTGCCTTGGCTCTTATTCAGGAGTTAAAGCCCGAGATTATTGTGCACACCGCCGCACAACCGTCGCATGATCTTGCAGCCAAAATCCCTTTTGATGATTTCGATACGAACGCGGTAGGAACGCTCAATTTGCTTGAGGCGACAAGGCTGCACACGCCCGAGACGGTTTTCGTTCATATGTCTACCAACAAGGTATATGGGGATGCGCCGAACGAATTGGCACTTGTGGAACAGGCGACACGATGGGACTATGCATTGCCAGCCGACGTTGACGGAATCACTGAACACATGCGGATTGATCAATCCAAGCACTCTCTCTTTGGTGCGTCCAAAGTGGCGGCCGATGTCATGGTGCAGGAGTATGGCCGTTACTTTGGCATGAAAACGTGTTGCCTTCGAGGAGGCTGCCTCACGGGGCCGAATCATTCAGGGGTAGAGTTGCACGGATTCTTGAGCTACCTCGTAAAATGCAATCTCGAGGGCAGGAAGTATAGTGTATTCGGCTACAAGGGGAAGCAGGTTCGGGACAACATCCATTCCCTTGATGTCGCTCGCTTCATTCATGCGTTCATTGAGAACCCTCGAAGTGGGGAGGTGTACAATCTTGGGGGAGGGCGGGGCAATAGCTGCTCAATCCTTGAAGCCTTCGACATGATCGCGACTGTCTCAGGCAAGAAGATGCTCTACGAGTATGTCGACAAGAATCGCGAGGGCGATCACATTTGCTACATTAGCAACCTGAAGAAAATGACCACTCACTACCCCGGTTGGGGTATTACGAAAAACTTGAATCACATTTTTGAAGAGATTCACGAGGCATGGTTGAGACGTCCACGGGCGTGA
- a CDS encoding glycosyltransferase family 4 protein, with amino-acid sequence MVETSTGVNVSPGPSSVSGLHEKISDAMKVLVISAAYPPMHAGEATNTYHLCRQMVERGVEVHVLTSYGNVGTADPQIHVHATMQGWGWVDLLRVRSFLKTYAPDAVFLMYIGLMYKFHPMVTFLPTVSKRLFPKMPFVTRYESAFVGADPSKTGTLSRLFRKLVVRWAGTSDVAYSSGTLLRDSDTVIALCERHRAMLIKEWPPVEKKVALIPPPPNLFIASNVGGVARERGRKRLGVTSSEFIVTFFGYLYPIKGIETLLRAFAVVSAQHPEARLLFIGGKVGLDVEGGGSYFDDMQALAKDLHINARTIWTGAFKSDEEEASLLLHASDVCVLPFLEGVQLNNSSFASMVAHGLPIIVTRGPLMDKAIVDGENVLTCEPRDHQEVARLILQVMAQDELRARLGRGARKLAAEWFSWETATEKTLTAMQPRLPQASV; translated from the coding sequence ATGGTTGAGACGTCCACGGGCGTGAACGTATCTCCCGGACCCTCTTCTGTCAGCGGTCTACATGAAAAGATCTCAGATGCCATGAAAGTACTGGTGATATCAGCAGCATACCCTCCGATGCATGCCGGGGAGGCCACAAATACCTATCACCTGTGTCGCCAAATGGTGGAGCGTGGTGTCGAGGTCCACGTGTTGACCTCGTATGGAAATGTCGGAACCGCTGATCCTCAGATCCATGTGCATGCCACAATGCAAGGCTGGGGGTGGGTTGATTTGCTTCGAGTGCGCTCCTTTCTCAAGACCTATGCTCCTGACGCCGTGTTTCTCATGTATATCGGTCTCATGTACAAATTTCACCCGATGGTGACATTTCTGCCTACGGTGAGTAAGCGGCTGTTTCCGAAGATGCCATTTGTGACGCGCTATGAGAGTGCTTTTGTCGGGGCAGATCCTTCTAAAACAGGAACTCTTTCCCGCCTCTTTCGGAAACTGGTTGTTCGATGGGCCGGTACATCGGATGTTGCATACAGCTCGGGGACATTGCTTCGCGATAGCGACACGGTCATTGCATTGTGCGAACGGCATCGTGCGATGTTGATCAAGGAGTGGCCTCCAGTCGAGAAAAAGGTTGCTCTCATCCCGCCTCCCCCAAATCTATTTATCGCCTCGAATGTCGGCGGGGTGGCACGCGAGCGTGGGCGGAAGCGACTGGGAGTGACGTCCTCGGAATTTATCGTGACCTTTTTCGGCTACCTCTATCCGATCAAAGGGATTGAGACACTACTGCGGGCGTTCGCGGTCGTTTCAGCACAGCATCCCGAAGCACGGCTGCTGTTTATTGGAGGGAAAGTGGGGTTGGATGTCGAAGGGGGAGGATCGTATTTTGACGACATGCAGGCGCTTGCAAAAGATCTGCACATCAATGCCCGAACCATCTGGACAGGTGCTTTCAAGTCGGATGAGGAGGAGGCGTCCCTCTTGCTGCACGCCTCCGACGTTTGTGTGTTGCCTTTCCTTGAAGGCGTACAACTGAATAACAGCTCGTTTGCTTCGATGGTCGCGCACGGCTTGCCGATCATTGTGACACGAGGGCCGCTTATGGATAAAGCGATCGTCGATGGGGAGAACGTTCTTACGTGCGAACCAAGGGATCATCAGGAAGTAGCCCGTCTCATACTTCAAGTGATGGCCCAGGACGAATTGCGTGCGCGTCTTGGACGCGGCGCACGCAAGCTTGCAGCCGAGTGGTTCTCATGGGAGACGGCTACAGAGAAGACGTTGACGGCTATGCAACCCAGGCTTCCTCAGGCAAGCGTATAG